The genomic region ATCGAATCCCTTTGGATGGCTGAATTTATGGCTAAATTTCGGGCTAAATTTCGGGCTAAATTTCGGTTTCGATGTCCTCCCTTCTAGCAAAAATGCGATCGGGCAACAATCATCTCTTCAAGTCCCCCTTTTTAAGGGGGATTGAGGGGGATCCTCCCGACTCCCTTGGATCGAGCAAGGGGATAATTTTGTTTCTACGGATAAGCTTGCCAAATTTGAATCGTATTATCCGCACTCCCACTGGCTAGGGTTTTACCATCGGGAGAAAAAGCAACGGCAAATACTTTTCCTTGGTGTTTGGTCAGGGTAGTTTCTAACGATCCGCTTGCAACATTCCACACTTTAATCGTGCGGTCCGCACTCCCACTGACCAGACTTTCGCCGTCGGGAGAAAAGGCGACGGACAACACCCAATCCCGATGTCCGGTGAGGGTACTCAATAATTTTTGGTCGTCCACATCCCAAATTTTGATCGTTCCGTCCGCACTCCCACTGGCAATTTTCGACCCGTCGGGACTGTAAGCGACGGATAAAACCGGGGCCGAATGTCCTTTGAAGGTGTCGTAACCACCTCCGATAAACCAGAACCAACTTCCTGTAAGATTGCCGACATGAACTTCGTTGTCGTAACCGCCACTGGCTAGTTTTTCGCCGTCGGGACTGTAGGCGATCGCCCAAATATAACTACTGTGACGTTTGAGGTTTTCTTGTTCTTCGGTCGTGTTGACGTTCCAAATTTTGATGGTTTTGTCCGAACTCGCACTCGCCACGCTTTCGCCGTCGGGGGAAAAGGCGACGGATTGCACGGAGAAGCTATGACCCAAGCGGGTTCCAACGAGTTGTCCCGTCGGAACATCCCACAATTTCACGGTTTTGTCGTCACTTCCACTGGCGAGAAGTTCGCCGTCGGGACTGAAACTGACCGAGTTCACGTCCCCGGAATGTCCGCTTAAGGTATTGTCGAGTTGGGCGTTTTCCCAATTCCAAAGTTTGATGGTGCGATCGCTACTCCCACTCGCCAAGCGCGTTCCGTCGGGACTGAAGGCGATCGCGTTGACCCCACCGAGATGTCCGGTCAGGGTATTGACGGGAATAAACGTGCGTCGATTCCTGGGGGTCGGGGCGTTGACTGGGGGCGCCGGATCGGTTTGCGAACGAGCGCCAGGAATCGAACCGCCAACGGTGACGCCCATTAACAACAAGGCGATCGAACTAGAAAGCAACAAC from Oxynema aestuarii AP17 harbors:
- a CDS encoding WD40 repeat domain-containing protein encodes the protein MKPSWRGLLLSSSIALLLMGVTVGGSIPGARSQTDPAPPVNAPTPRNRRTFIPVNTLTGHLGGVNAIAFSPDGTRLASGSSDRTIKLWNWENAQLDNTLSGHSGDVNSVSFSPDGELLASGSDDKTVKLWDVPTGQLVGTRLGHSFSVQSVAFSPDGESVASASSDKTIKIWNVNTTEEQENLKRHSSYIWAIAYSPDGEKLASGGYDNEVHVGNLTGSWFWFIGGGYDTFKGHSAPVLSVAYSPDGSKIASGSADGTIKIWDVDDQKLLSTLTGHRDWVLSVAFSPDGESLVSGSADRTIKVWNVASGSLETTLTKHQGKVFAVAFSPDGKTLASGSADNTIQIWQAYP